Part of the Janibacter endophyticus genome is shown below.
CGTCCTATCGTGGCCGGGATGACCAACGACGCGACGCGCAGCACCGAGACCGACCCCGGCCTCGTCGCCGACCGCTACCGGACCGTGCGGCCCATCGGCCAGGGTGGCATGGGGACGGTCTGGCTGGCGACCGACGAGCGGCTCGGGCGCTCGGTCGCGATCAAGCGGCTCGCGGCGGTCCCCGGCGCCGGTGCGGCGGACGCGCGGGCCCTGCGCGAGGCGCGACACGCAGCGGCGCTCAACCACCCCAACGTCGTCTCGGTCTTCGACGTCGTCCAGCACGAGGGCTCGTCGTGGCTCGTCATGGAGCACGTCGACGGCCCCACCCTGGCCCAGGCCGTGCGCGACCGGGGACCCCTGCGGCCTCGGGGCGCCGCCGACCTCGGGGCGCAGCTCGCGGCGGCGCTGGCCGCAGCCCACGCCGCCGGGGTCGTCCACCGTGACATCAAGCCGGCCAACGTCCTCATCGGTGACCGCCGGGCCAAGCTCGCGGACTTCGGGACCGCGCGGGCGGGGACCGACGAGCAGCACACCGGGACGGGGCTGGTCACCGGGACCCCGACCTACATGGCCCCCGAGGTCGCCGACGGTCACCCCCCGACCGAGGCGTCCGACCTGTGGGCGCTCGGGGCGACGCTCTACCTCGCCGTCGAGGGCCGGGACGCGTACTCGTCGCGGGGCAACGCCCTGGCGACGCTGCGGCACATCGCGACGACCGACCCCGAGCCGGCGCAGCAGGCAGGAGCGCTCGGCCCGATCATCGAGCGGCTCATGTCGCGGATCCCGGGAGAGCGCGGCACCGCGGCCCAGGTCCGCGACGAGCTCCGGCTCGTCGCCGAGGGGGAGGAGCTGCCGACGGCCCCTGTCACGACGACCCGACCGCCCCGCCCCGCCGGCCCACCCCCGCCCCGCGACGCGCCCCCTTCGTCCGAGGACGAGCGCCGCCCGGGCCGCCTCGTCCCGTGGCTCGTCGGAGCCGTCGTCCTCGTGCTCCTCGCCGGGCTGGCCGCCGCGCTCCTGCGGGACCGGGGTGCCGAGGCGACGAGCGGCGCGACCCCGCCCCCCGCCGCCGCGACCACCGCCACCTCCGAGCCGAGCAGCGAGAGCCCGTCCGAGCCCGAGGAGCCGGCCTTCCCCGCGGACGAGGTGACGGCCTTCGTCGCCGAGCACTACAGCCGGCTGGCGAGCGACCCCGCGACGTCGTGGGACTCGCTGACCCCTGAGATGCAGCAGGTCGCGGGCGGCGAGCAGGCCTACACCGACCTCTGGTCGGCGTACTCGACGGTGGCCGCGGAGCAGATCGAGGTGGACGAGGAGAGCGGCCGGGTCACCTTCACCCTGAGCCGGACGAAGGGGTCCGAGCCGCCGACGACGAGCCGTCAGGCAATCACCGTGGTGCGGGCCGGAGACGGCCTGAGGATCGCCGCCACCGGTTGACCGTCCGCAGGGCGAGCCTTTACGAATTTGTGACCTTCGCCGGTCTTTGCGACAGTGGATGGCCGGTCGTGGCACCCCGCGACCGTGACTCACCGACAGGAAGCACTCGTGCCTCAACTCTTCTCCCGCGTCCTCGCGG
Proteins encoded:
- a CDS encoding serine/threonine-protein kinase, whose amino-acid sequence is MTNDATRSTETDPGLVADRYRTVRPIGQGGMGTVWLATDERLGRSVAIKRLAAVPGAGAADARALREARHAAALNHPNVVSVFDVVQHEGSSWLVMEHVDGPTLAQAVRDRGPLRPRGAADLGAQLAAALAAAHAAGVVHRDIKPANVLIGDRRAKLADFGTARAGTDEQHTGTGLVTGTPTYMAPEVADGHPPTEASDLWALGATLYLAVEGRDAYSSRGNALATLRHIATTDPEPAQQAGALGPIIERLMSRIPGERGTAAQVRDELRLVAEGEELPTAPVTTTRPPRPAGPPPPRDAPPSSEDERRPGRLVPWLVGAVVLVLLAGLAAALLRDRGAEATSGATPPPAAATTATSEPSSESPSEPEEPAFPADEVTAFVAEHYSRLASDPATSWDSLTPEMQQVAGGEQAYTDLWSAYSTVAAEQIEVDEESGRVTFTLSRTKGSEPPTTSRQAITVVRAGDGLRIAATG